From a single Mycosarcoma maydis chromosome 2, whole genome shotgun sequence genomic region:
- a CDS encoding putative ATP-binding cassette family ATPase yields the protein MPPVSASKAKRQAEKAAKAAAKGEKSSKSSSKSGTTNGTSETPMTNLSTNTSVEELNMKKLAIATERNASGVITSDKQSRDIHIDNFTMSFHGRLLIDTATINLNYGQRYGLLGDNGSGKTTFLAALAARDVEIPEHIDIHIVSGEAEPSDVNAVDYIVQSAKDKVAKLEKEIEDLSVADEIDEVTLEMKYEELEELDPSTFETKAGMILHGLGFSPEMMKKPTKDMSGGWRMRVTLAKALFIKPHLLLLDEPTNHLDLEAVVWLEAYLSTYNHILVLTSHSADFMDSVCTNILDLTPQKKFLTYGGNYSTYVRTKEENETNQMKAYAKQQEEIAHIKKFIASAGTYANLVKQAKSKQKIIDKMEAAGLIEPVWMPKPLRFNFEDVRKMPPPIIAFSDVAFSYSGKKEDYLYQDLSFGIDMDSRVAIVGQNGTGKSTLLNLITGALNPVEGTVQRHAGLKLGKYSQHSADQLPYDKSPLEYMESKYKDKFPDKELQFWRGQLGRFGLSGAHQTSPIRTLSDGLRNRVVFSQLAMEQPHILLLDEPTNHLDMGSIDALAQAIKEFEGGVVIVSHDFRLISQVAEDLWEVKDRKIVNLSKMDVSIQDYKKKLAKNSAEAIERAKLFAKGKA from the exons ATGCCTCCCGTCTCTGCTTCCAAGGCCAAGCGTCAGGC TGAaaaggctgccaaggccGCCGCCAAGGGCGAAAAgtcgtccaagtcgtcgtccaagtcTGGCACCACCAACGGCACCTCAGAGACGCCGATGACCAATCTCTCAACCAACACGTcggtcgaggagctcaacatgaagaagctcgccatcgccaccgAGCGAAACGCTTCCGGTGTGATCACCTCGGACAAGCAGAGCCGTGACATTCACATTGACAACTTCACCATGTCGTTCCACGGTCGTCTGCTCATTGACACTGCTACCATCAACCTCAACTATGGCCAGCGTTACGGCCTGCTCGGTGACAACGGTTCGGGCAAGACTACCTTCCTGGCggctctcgctgctcgtgaTGTCGAGATCCCAGAGCACATTGACATTCACATTGTCTCTGGTGAGGCTGAGCCTTCGGATGTGAACGCGGTCGACTACATTGTGCAATCGgccaaggacaaggtggccaagctcgaaaaggagaTCGAGGACCTCTCGGTCGctgacgagatcgacgaggtcaCACTCGAAATGAAGTACGAGGAACTCGAGGAGCTTGACCCCTCCACTTTTGAGACCAAGGCTGGTATGATCCTGCACGGTCTCGGATTCTCGCCCGAGATGATGAAGAAGCCCACCAAGGACATGTCTGGTGGTTGGAGGATGCGTGTGACGCTTGCCAAGGCGCTCTTTATCAAGCCACacctgttgctgctcgacgagccgACGAACCACTTGGACTTGGAAGCCGTTGTCTGGCTGGAAGCGTATCTGTCCACGTATAACCACATTCTCGTGCTCACCTCGCACTCGGCCGATTTCATGGACTCGGTATGCACCAACATCCTTGACCTGACGCCGCAGAAAAAATTCTTGACGTACGGTGGTAACTACTCGACCTACGTGCGAACCAAGGAGGAGAACGAGACGAACCAGATGAAGGCATatgccaagcagcaggaggAGATTGCGCACATCAAAAAGTTCATCGCTTCGGCCGGTACGTATGCCAACTTGGTCAAGCAGGCCAAGTCAAAGCAGAAGATCATCGACAAGATGGAGGCAGCAGGTCTGATTGAGCCCGTATGGATGCCCAAGCCGCTGCGCTTCAACTTTGAAGATGTTCGCAAGATGCCTCCTCCGATCATTGCGTTTAGCGATGTCGCGTTTTCGTACAgcggcaagaaggaggacTACCTGTACCAGGACCTCAGCTTTGGTATTGACATGGACTCGAGAGTGGCGATTGTCGGACAGAACGGTACGGGCAAGTCGACGCTGTTGAACCTGATCACCGGTGCGCTGAACCCGGTGGAAGGTACGGTGCAGAGGCATGCAGGATTGAAGCTGGGCAAGTACTCGCAGCACTCGGCTGACCAGTTGCCGTACGACAAGTCGCCGCTCGAGTACATGGAGTCCAAGTACAAGGACAAGTTCCCGGACAAGGAGCTCCAGTTCTGGCGAGGACAGTTGGGCCGATTCGGTCTTTCGGGAGCGCATCAGACTTCGCCTATCCGAACACTCTCGGATGGTCTGCGTAACCGTGTAGTGTTTTCGCAACTTGCCATGGAGCAGCCGCACAttttgctgctggatgAGCCGACCAACCATTTGGACATGGGCTccatcgatgcgctcgctcagGCGATCAAGGAATTCGAAGGCGGTGTCGTGATTGTCTCGCACGACTTTAGGCTGATCAGTCAGGTCGCTGAGGACCTGTGGGAGGTCAAGGACAGGAAGATTGTCAACCTCTCCAAGATGGACGTCTCGATCCAGGACtacaagaagaagctggcCAAGAACTCGGCAGAGGCCATCGAGAGGGCTAAGCTCTTTGCTAAGGGTAAGGCGTGA
- a CDS encoding putative glutaryl-CoA dehydrogenase, translated as MSNALRNSLPALRRAVATSGVRKPTPVALTAATSSVPIRPYGTTPDTAREQYNMTKFSKFDWQDPMQMFETQLSEDEKAIAQTAHDFCQETLKPKVTEMYRNESWDPTILPSLGELGLLGSTIEGYGCAGVNSVSYGLIAREVERVDSGYRSIMSVQSSLVMGPINQFGSDAQKEKYLPRLAKGELVGCFGLTEPNHGSDPSSMETTATDTGDGHIVLNGSKTWISNSPHAHVFVIWAKCKWDNKIRGFIVEKGTKGLSAPAIKNKLQLRASVTGSIFMQDVKVKRDESLLPHARPGLGSPFECLNSARYGISWGAMGALEACIAEARQYALDRSQFGRPIAAFQLIQQKLADASTEAALGLLCSLQLGRMKDSGAWSPEMVSLAKRNNCNKALQQSRSLLDIFGGNATSDEYHTGRHVQNLQTVNTYEGSYGIHTLILGKGITGLQAFAN; from the coding sequence ATGTCGAACGCACTTCGCAACTCACTCCCCGCACTGCGACGTGCAGTCGCCACGTCTGGAGTGCGCAAACCCACTCCGGTTGCTCTCACCGCCGCCACCTCAAGCGTGCCCATCCGACCATACGGCACAACACCAGACACAGCACGCGAGCAGTACAACATGACCAAGTTCAGCAAGTTTGACTGGCAAGATCCCATGCAGATGTTCGAGACGCAGCTTTCCGAAGACGAAAAGGCCATCGCTCAGACCGCGCACGATTTCTGCCAGGAGACGCTCAAGCCCAAAGTCACCGAGATGTACCGGAACGAATCGTGGGATCCGACCATCCTGCCTTCACTCGGAGAGCTCGGATTGCTCGGATCAACCATCGAAGGGTACGGCTGCGCCGGCGTGAACAGTGTTTCGTACGGCCTCATTGCAAGAGAGGTCGAGAGGGTGGATTCGGGTTATCGATCCATCATGTCAGTACAGAGTTCATTGGTCATGGGTCCTATCAACCAATTTGGAAGCGACGCACAGAAGGAAAAGTACCTCCCCAGACTCGCCAAAGGTGAATTGGTCGGTTGCTTTGGTCTGACCGAACCAAACCACGGCTCGGACCCGAGCAGCATGGAAACAACAGCCACCGATACGGGCGATGGTCACATTGTCTTGAATGGAAGCAAGACGTGGATCAGCAATTCTCCTCATGCGCATGTGTTTGTTATCTGGGCCAAGTGCAAGTGGGACAACAAGATCCGAGGTTTCATCGTCGAAAAGGGTACCAAGGGTCTCTCTGCACCCGCGATCAAAAACAAGCTCCAACTGCGTGCATCTGTTACAGGGAGCATCTTTATGCAAGACGTCAAGGTGAAACGTGACGAATCGCTCCTCCCGCACGCACGTCCCGGTCTCGGCTCTCCCTTTGAATGCCTCAATTCTGCTCGCTACGGTATCTCATGGGGAGCTATGGGCGCGCTCGAAGCGTGCATTGCCGAAGCACGACAATACGCCCTCGACCGGTCACAATTCGGACGTCCCATCGCCGCATTCCAGTTGATCCAACAGAAGCTAGCCGACGCATCCACCGAAGCGGCGCTCGGTCTATTGTGCAGTCTTCAACTAGGCAGGATGAAGGATTCCGGCGCATGGAGCCCCGAAATGGTCAGCCTCGCCAAGAGGAACAACTGCAACAAGGCGCTCCAGCAGAGCAGGAGtctgctcgacatctttgGTGGTAATGCTACCAGCGACGAGTACCACACCGGCAGACATGTACAAAATCTGCAGACGGTCAACACGTATGAGGGTAGTTACGGTATTCACACCCTCATCCTCGGTAAGGGTATCACTGGCTTACAGGCTTTTGCTAACTAG
- a CDS encoding uncharacterized protein (related to MOB2 - required for maintenance in ploidy) has protein sequence MSFFNSIGRSMGRNSRPKKSPTHPNMPTFDPSSLSNYPRSPTSPSSSSLGLGSNGNPLYLCQPFVGASLVKGSLKTISSVPKYVDPKEWIGVNLFDFFNNLNQFYGVLTEFCTVAANPTMSAGPGLDYTWIDQNRKQVKLPAPQYIDYVMTWVGGLLSDEATFPTKASRDFPPTFLTTCKHIYKQLLRVFAHIYHAQFSYLVHLCCEGHFNSLFAHFIAFGSENRLFDYRDFRWSAAAAGQTGVSASAPATAPYPGVCDLIEKWVDMGILGPECIGQR, from the coding sequence ATGTCGTTCTTCAACTCCATCGGTCGCTCCATGGGCCGCAATTCACGCCCCAAAAAGTCACCTACGCATCCCAACATGCCCACGTTCGATCCCTCGTCTCTCTCCAACTATCCACGCTCGCCCACCTCtccttcgtcctcgtcgctcgGTTTGGGCTCAAATGGCAACCCTCTCTATCTGTGCCAACCATTCGTTGGCGCATCGCTAGTCAAAGGATCGCTGAAAACGATCTCGTCGGTCCCCAAATACGTCGATCCCAAAGAATGGATCGGCGTCAACCTGTTTGATTTTTTCAACAACCTCAATCAGTTCTACGGCGTACTCACCGAGTTTTGCACTGTCGCTGCCAATCCTACCATGTCGGCCGGTCCAGGTCTGGATTACACGTGGATTGATCAGAATCGCAAACAGGTGAAATTGCCCGCACCGCAGTACATTGACTACGTGATGACCTGGGTGGGCGGGTTGCTGTCTGACGAAGCTACGTTTCCTACCAAAGCAAGTCGAGATTTTCCACCGACATTTCTGACGACGTGCAAGCACATTTACAAACAGCTTCTGCGCGTATTTGCGCACATCTACCATGCTCAGTTCAGCTATCTGGTTCATTTGTGCTGCGAGGGGCATTTCAACAGTTTGTTTGCACATTTCATCGCATTCGGCAGCGAGAATCGGCTGTTTGATTATAGGGACTTCAGGTGgtccgcagcagctgccggACAGACTGGTGTCTCTGCCAGTGCTCCTGCTACTGCCCCATATCCGGGCGTATGCGACTTGATCGAAAAGTGGGTCGACATGGGCATCCTCGGCCCTGAATGCATCGGTCAGAGATAA
- a CDS encoding uncharacterized protein (related to DBP8 - ATP-dependent RNA helicase) encodes MPQVAASSSNVGPSSAAASSASHVQEVAKSASDPPKHTSFSSIGISPMLIRSLASLQIKVPTPIQSLTIPSVLEGRDLVGGAQTGSGKTLCFALPILNKLIKDMVGGFAVVLTPTRELGVQLHEQFVAVGEGARMGLRCALVLGGMDMMKQASELANLRPHVIVATPGRLVDHLRSGGGEEWGLRRCKFLVLDEADRLLTDTFKPELEYLYSVLPSAKTLQTLLFTATLTEQVVEFANAKRPEGKPAPMVCKIEMDTKTPETLEQRYVFVPSHVREPYLYHILRHPPIKPSSERVRKLNAKHQADRERKEENQRKSGKRRRTHHASDSDLDQDDDAALFLPATIIFTARCKTAATLSGMLAELGIPNVSLHSHLRQSERSENLQTFRAQRVPVLIATDVGSRGLDIPDVELVINWDLPSAWQDYVHRVGRTARNGKRGFAISFITERDIDVIHSIEDKINTKLTQLEGLEDEDKILEKLNAVATAKRVATMALHDSQFGERQQRNQHKQLARLKAEKRASKKAKSAGHDQQ; translated from the coding sequence ATGCCTCAAGTAGCTGCCAGCTCATCCAACGTGGGTCCGTCCTCTGCTGCCGCATCATCGGCCAGCCATGTGCAAGAGGTAGCCAAGAGCGCATCGGACCCACCCAAGCACACTTCCTTCTCCTCGATTGGCATTTCACCGATGCTCATTCGCAGCCTGGCTTCACTTCAAATCAAGGTGCCTACGCCAATCCAATCGCTCACCATTCCATCTGTGCTCGAAGGCCGTGACCTTGTCGGTGGCGCCCAGACGGGTTCTGGCAAGACGCTCTGCTTTGCGCTACCAAtcctcaacaagctcatcaaAGATATGGTCGGTGGTTTCGCCGTAGTACTCACGCCAACGCGCGAGCTTGGAGTGCAACTGCACGAACAATTCGTTGCTGTCGGAGAAGGTGCGCGCATGGGTCTTCGGTGTGCACTTGTGCTCGGCGGCATGGACATGATGAAGCAAGCTTCTGAACTCGCCAACCTTCGACCACACGTCATTGTCGCCACTCCTGGTCGTCTTGTAGATCACCTGCGCAGTGGAGGTGGAGAAGAGTGGGGCCTCAGAAGGTGCAAGTTTCTGGTGCTCGATGAAGCAGATCGACTTTTGACAGACACGTTTAAGCCAGAGCTTGAGTACCTGTACTCTGTATTGCCAAGTGCAAAGACGCTCCAGACATTGCTTTTCACAGCGACGTTGACGGAGCAAGTGGTCGAATTTGCAAATGCCAAGAGACCCGAGGGAAAGCCGGCGCCGATGGTGTGCAAAATCGAAATGGACACAAAGACGCCCGAGACGTTGGAGCAGAGGTATGTATTTGTACCCTCACACGTCCGCGAGCCATACCTGTACCACATTCTGCGTCATCCGCCCAtcaagccgagctcggAACGCGTACGCAAGCTCAATGCGAAACATCAGGCGGATCGAGAACGGAAAGAGGAAAACCAACGGAAGAGCGGCAAACGACGTCGTACACACCACGCATCTGATTCCGACTTggatcaagatgatgacgcTGCGCTATTCCTACCGGCAACGATTATCTTCACCGCCCGATGCAAGACAGCCGCTACGCTGTCCGGAATGCTAGCCGAACTGGGTATCCCCAACGTCTCGCTTCATTCGCATCTGCGTCAATCGGAACGCTCCGAGAATCTGCAAACGTTTCGCGCACAGCGTGTGCCTGTGCTGATCGCCACCGACGTCGGTTCGCGAGGTCTCGACATTCCGGACGTCGAACTCGTCATCAATTGGGACCTTCCCTCGGCGTGGCAAGACTACGTCCATCGCGTCGGTCGTACCGCTCGTAACGGCAAACGTGGCTTCGCCATCTCGTTCATCACCGAACGCGACATCGACGTGATCCACTCGATCgaggacaagatcaacaccaAGTTGACACAGCTCGAAGGGCTGGAGGACGAAGACAAGATTCTAGAAAAGTTGAATGCCGTGGCTACTGCCAAGCGCGTCGCCACGATGGCGCTGCACGACTCTCAGTTTGGAGAGAGACAGCAGAGGAATCAGCACAAGCAACTGGCCAGACTCAAGGCCGAAAAGAGGGCTagcaagaaggccaagagTGCGGGCCATGATCAACAATAG
- a CDS encoding uncharacterized protein (related to DNA-damage inducible protein 2), translated as MITVITEDDRTFAIDVDASIEIENLRALLEVDSNIPADQQQLLHGGRPLDDAKATLASCGVQNDDLLLLRDRRASLSTSAHAGSSSTSPGVTAASASASASASASASASASAPALASEEQAAEQLRQQILSDSAALSMLRTNNPQLADAAVNSASRFLELLRAQRDAMKHSGTAEAGLDDIVDEFDIEAQRRIEENIRQQRVMENLEHAMEYSPESFGRVTMLYVDCKVNGTHVKAFVDSGAQATIMSPECAEKCGIMRLLDTRFAGIARGVGTAKILGRVHSAQLQLGTRLFLPCSLTIMENKGVDMLFGLDMLKRYQATIDLSNNALVINGEHIRFLDEHELPTKANQEYEPDQHGNLVPVNPHPAPSASTSTLGAASANANAAAAAAAASASKVPAAGQSIGASTGTSTQADAQHFDSHGWSFSHPHSQSVQPTSSSTSRSEAAPSVTRPSAASASKWPAESIRALTDLGATSRHAASLLDAAQGNIEVAASLLFQQ; from the coding sequence ATGATCACCGTCATCACCGAAGACGATCGTACCTTTGCCATCGATGTGGACGCTAGCATCGAGATAGAAAACCTCAGGGCGCTCTTGGAGGTCGACTCAAACATTCCAGCAgatcaacagcagctcttACACGGTGGCAGGCcgctcgacgatgcaaaGGCTACACTTGCTAGCTGTGGAGTACAAAACGATGAtttgctcctcctccgaGATCGCCGCGCGTCTTTGTCTACCTCTGCCCATGCCGGatcctcctccacctcgcccgGTGTCAcagctgcgtctgcgtctgcgtctgcgtctgcatctgcgtctgcatctgcatctgcatctgcgccTGCACTGGCTTCGGAAGAACAAGCAGCTGAACAACTGCGCCAGCAGATTCTCTCGGATTCAGCAGCGCTCTCGATGCTTCGCACCAACAATCCGCAACTAGCCGACGCTGCCGTCAATTCAGCTAGTCGTTTCCTGGAGCTGCTTCGTGCACAGCGCGATGCCATGAAACACTCTGGTACAGCCGAAGCAGGTCTCGACGATATTGTTGACGAGTTCGACATCGAAGCTCAAAGGCGGATTGAGGAAAACATTCGTCAACAGCGCGTCATGGAGAATCTGGAACACGCTATGGAATACTCGCCCGAATCGTTTGGTCGCGTCACGATGCTTTACGTGGACTGCAAAGTGAATGGCACTCACGTCAAGGCGTTTGTGGATTCGGGCGCTCAGGCGACCATCATGTCGCCCGAATGTGCAGAAAAGTGCGGAATCATGCGGCTGCTCGATACGCGCTTCGCGGGCATTGCGCGCGGCGTGGGCACAGCCAAAATCCTCGGCCGGGTGCATTCGgcacagctgcagctcggcaCACGCCTCTTTCTGCCATGTAGCTTGACCATCATGGAGAACAAGGGCGTAGACATGCTGTTTGGCTTGGACATGCTCAAGAGGTACCAGGCGACAATCGATCTGAGCAACAAcgcgctcgtcatcaaTGGCGAGCACATCCGATTCTTGGACGAACACGAGTTGCCCACCAAGGCCAACCAAGAGTACGAGCCGGACCAACACGGAAACCTCGTACCGGTCAATCCACACCCAGCGCCGTCAGCGTCCACTTCGACATTGGGTGCAGCGAGCGCCAATGcgaatgctgctgccgctgccgctgcagcgtcagcgtcCAAGGTTCCGGCGGCTGGACAGTCGATTGGTGCCAGCACAGGTACAAGCACACAAGCTGACGCACAGCATTTCGACTCGCATGGCTGGAGCTTCTCGCATCCGCACTCTCAGTCTGTGCAGCCTACCAGCTCCTCGACCAGTCGTTCAGAAGCAGCGCCCAGCGTAACAAGGCCGAGTGCAGCTTCAGCGTCCAAGTGGCCAGCCGAGTCGATCAGAGCCTTGACCGACTTGGGAGCTACATCGCGCCACGCTGCGTCGCTGTTAGATGCTGCACAGGGAAACATAGAGGTAGCTGCCAGTTTGCTCTTTCAGCAGTAA
- a CDS encoding mitochondrial 54S ribosomal protein mL41: protein MFKPTQVALSKASRLPLNSKKANRDFYKGTRTGNIMRRKRIATADPRGNQLYDTNGKERYWHLKTHRIDEARVPNYVVPPGLAETKLRPYVFAGAPSDGGVSRKRKFGLPEYPRMDANGFDGTYYRSVIGDMLQKRKILEQHEHDKRLAQSSRS from the coding sequence ATGTTCAAGCCAACGCAGGTCGCCCTCTCAAAAGCGAGCCGATTGCCGCTCAACTCGAAGAAGGCCAACCGTGATTTCTACAAGGGCACACGTACCGGCAACATCATGCGTCGCAAACGTATCGCTACTGCCGATCCACGAGGCAATCAGCTGTACGATACCAACGGCAAAGAACGATACTGGCACCTCAAAACCCATCGGATTGATGAAGCTAGGGTGCCCAATTACGTTGTCCCACCTGGTTTGGCCGAGACCAAATTGCGTCCATACGTATTTGCAGGTGCACCCAGCGATGGTGGCGtctcgaggaagcgcaagTTCGGGCTGCCCGAGTATCCAAGGATGGACGCAAACGGTTTCGACGGTACCTATTACCGGTCTGTCATCGGCGACATGCTCCAAAAACGAAAAATCTTGGAACAGCATGAGCATGACAAGAGGTTGGCCCAGTCGTCTCGCAGCTAA
- a CDS encoding uncharacterized protein (related to BRE2 - subunit of COMPASS (Set1C) complex), with protein sequence MDIDSQLPLQSAPPSVDHGAVLSPNADSYTTDAATPTNKRKYQDLIQSGAVSHALVGTTSSPPPSSSSLPPSSPPHPYRSASSTPVPQSTSDAQKVYIARTAPHLLGRGPTPSSSRTPSVPTSGRSSPTSDDGCSTPDGTSSTPTSSNQSHHSLPEGYRGPALRKNDAEDFAASPHLAPTVGSATLFHTVNFAVNRNGWRYTAAGPASQHLPKTLFKTLVTRPASVHWCWSDRSPFTKISADADIVSTDKGFRSARTNIGVRQGEWYAEIEILPPEHLTVGVGAPGSLPAPMKDGPHVRLGWGRREAPLNAPVGFDGYSYGLTDKAGDKVTLSRPLPYGKPFKAGDVVGMYIKLPEETTPKDDNDPANIKRERIAIRYKGQLYFESLEYPRTREMEQLMERSRKGNSIEDALKGIDGTGIFEPQNTALSSTAAADGATGIAGSMIGNGASVPSAGSGVLSGGGGGSAKVKNRKNPGSKEKPSGPTPPSLRPIPKMLGSKIGFFVNGEPQGIAFRDLFDFRPLRVRGFSGLKPAAHKSTSLSSRSSKQDTAKKGDPTEPVINVKPRENIFDDGELGYFAFVSSYGGARAKLVTGENGFRFPPPDDIEAALEKVDSSSSDSMQIKPEASTEAFRRWKPLSARFEEHLHEMWAYDLQDEVKAQAMADKLAEEKARRNNAAKERYAAAKRRHAAALARNATASPAPARVQDDDDADQTITAEAEHMDVDEQANAAAARSDANTGSVGGMSVPPPAAVYDGDAARTSSTHVHLPPHARLEDAAQQRSWSRAASPEDPTRTVSPTPHPHEKLDDVVMRDVEERQACNGKVSAFV encoded by the coding sequence ATGGACATAGACAGTCAGTTGCCACTGCAGTCGGCACCGCCGTCAGTCGATCATGGCGCTGTCCTCAGTCCAAACGCTGACAGTTACACCACAGATGCAGCGACGCCGACCAACAAGAGAAAGTACCAAGATTTGATACAGTCTGGTGCCGTTTCTCATGCTCTTGTCGGCACCACTTCCTCCCCGCCaccctcgtcctcttccttgcCACCCTCGTCACCCCCGCATCCTTATCGCTCTGCATCTTCAACGCCAGTACCGCAGTCCACCTCGGACGCACAGAAAGTTTACATCGCCCGTACGGCTCCACACCTTCTGGGGCGCGGACCGACACCCTCCAGCTCGAGAACCCCCTCGGTACCTACGTCGGGCAGATCTAGTCCTACCTCGGACGATGGCTGTTCAACGCCCGATGGCACCTCCTCCACACCTACCTCGTCGAATCAATCGCATCACTCCTTGCCGGAAGGCTATCGCGGCCCGGCACTCCGCAAgaacgatgccgaggatTTTGCCGCTTCGCCTCACCTTGCTCCCACCGTGGGCTCGGCAACTCTCTTCCATACTGTCAATTTTGCAGTTAATCGCAATGGCTGGCGATACACAGCCGCCGGTCCCGCCAGTCAGCATCTCCCCAAGACGCTCTTTAAAACGCTCGTAACCCGTCCAGCAAGCGTACACTGGTGCTGGTCCGACCGCTCCCCCTTCACCAAGATTTCGGCTGATGCTGACATTGTCTCTACTGACAAAGGTTTCCGCAGCGCACGAACCAACATTGGCGTTCGTCAAGGCGAGTGGTATGCCGAAATTGAGATTCTCCCTCCCGAGCATCTGACGGTTGGAGTTGGTGCTCCAGGTTCGCTTCCAGCACCCATGAAGGATGGCCCGCATGTTCGTCTCGGGTGGGGCAGAAGAGAAGCTCCTTTGAACGCGCCTGTAGGCTTTGATGGCTATTCGTACGGCTTGACGGACAAGGCTGGAGACAAGGTGACTCTGTCGCGACCTCTACCTTACGGTAAGCCTTTCAAAGCAGGTGACGTCGTTGGAATGTACATCAAACTTCCAGAAGAAACAACGCCCAAAGACGACAACGACCCTGCCAATATTAAGCGCGAACGAATCGCCATCCGTTACAAGGGCCAGCTCTACTTTGAAAGCCTTGAATATCCACGCACAAGAGAAATGGAGCAGCTCATGGAACGCAGTCGAAAGGGCAACAGCATTGAAGATGCGCTCAAGGGCATCGATGGAACCGGCATCTTTGAGCCGCAAAACACAGCTCTTTCTTCCACTGCTGCGGCCGACGGCGCTACCGGAATTGCCGGTTCTATGATTGGTAATGGCGCAAGTGTGCCGTCAGCCGGTAGTGGCGTCCTTTCCGGTGGTGGCGGAGGCTCCGCCAAAGTCAAGAACCGCAAAAATCCCGGTAGCAAGGAAAAGCCCTCAGGACCCACACCACCATCGCTCCGACCAATCCCCAAGATGCTTGGATCCAAGATCGGCTTTTTTGTCAATGGTGAGCCACAGGGCATCGCTTTCCGAGATCTCTTCGATTTTCGTCCGCTCCGTGTCAGGGGTTTCTCGGGTCTCAAACCGGCAGCTCACAAATCCACCTCCTTGTCTTCACgctcaagcaagcaagacacAGCCAAGAAGGGTGACCCTACAGAGCCAGTCATCAACGTCAAGCCGCGCGAAAACATctttgacgatggcgaACTTGGCTACTTTGCCTTCGTTTCCAGCTACGGTGGAGCGAGGGCCAAACTCGTCACTGGCGAGAACGGGTTCCGCTTTCCACCACCAGACGACATTGAGGCAGCACTGGAAAAGGTCGACTCTTCGAGCTCAGACTCGATGCAGATCAAGCCGGAGGCGTCCACTGAGGCATTCAGGAGATGGAAACCTCTATCAGCGCGATTCGAAGAGCACCTGCACGAGATGTGGGCGTACGATTTGCAAGACGAAGTCAAAGCGCAGGCCATGGCGGATAAGCTAGCAGAGGAAAAAGCGAGACGCAACAACGCTGCAAAGGAGAGGTATGCGGCCGCCAAGAGGAggcacgctgctgcgctcgctAGGAATGCCACGGCTAGTCCGGCTCCTGCACGTGTacaggacgacgacgacgcggATCAGACCATCACCGCTGAGGCAGAGCACAtggatgtggatgagcAAGCAAACGCCGCGGCGGCTAGGTCGGATGCTAATACTGGCAGTGTGGGCGGTATGTCGGTTCCACCGCCCGCGGCAGTGTAtgacggcgatgctgctcggACATCTTCCACGCACGTTCATCTACCGCCGCATGCTCGCCTCGAAGATGCGGCTCAACAGCGGTCTTGGTCGCGCGCGGCTTCGCCAGAAGACCCGACTAGGACCGTTTCTCCCACACCCCATCCACATGAGAAGTTGGACGATGtcgtgatgcgtgatgttGAAGAACGCCAAGCCTGCAACGGCAAAGTGTCTGCATTTGTATAA